A genomic window from Pseudomonas cavernicola includes:
- the queF gene encoding NADPH-dependent 7-cyano-7-deazaguanine reductase QueF (Catalyzes the NADPH-dependent reduction of 7-cyano-7-deazaguanine (preQ0) to 7-aminomethyl-7-deazaguanine (preQ1) in queuosine biosynthesis) — MHPAAEHSPLGKSSEYIATYTPSLLFPIPRAAKWAELGLTAQTLPYQGVDFWNCFELSWLLPSGKPVVAIGEFAIPADSPNIIESKSFKLYLNSLNQTVFADFAALVAVLEKDLSAAAGKAVAVRVRSLNEVEAEGVAPLPGVCIDELDVTITGYEHPQPELLRCDATQVVEESLHSHLLKSNCPVTGQPDWGSVVVEYRGAALDHASLLAYLVSFRQHADFHEQCVERIFLDLQHLLRPEKLTVYARYVRRGGLDINPYRSTGPIKPDNRRLVRQ, encoded by the coding sequence ATGCATCCCGCTGCCGAACATTCGCCGCTGGGTAAATCCAGCGAATATATCGCCACCTACACGCCGTCCTTGTTGTTTCCGATTCCGCGCGCGGCCAAGTGGGCCGAGCTGGGGTTAACGGCGCAGACGCTGCCTTATCAAGGCGTGGATTTCTGGAACTGTTTCGAGCTGTCGTGGCTGCTGCCCTCAGGCAAACCGGTGGTAGCCATCGGCGAGTTCGCGATTCCGGCGGATTCGCCGAATATCATTGAGTCCAAGTCCTTCAAGCTTTACCTCAACTCGCTGAACCAGACTGTGTTCGCCGATTTCGCGGCCCTGGTGGCGGTGCTGGAAAAAGACTTGTCTGCGGCAGCCGGCAAGGCGGTGGCGGTGCGGGTGCGCAGCCTGAACGAGGTGGAGGCAGAAGGCGTGGCGCCGCTGCCCGGTGTGTGCATCGACGAGCTGGATGTAACCATCACGGGCTATGAGCACCCGCAACCCGAGCTGCTGCGCTGCGATGCGACGCAGGTCGTCGAGGAAAGCCTGCACAGCCATCTGCTCAAATCCAACTGCCCGGTCACCGGTCAGCCAGACTGGGGCAGTGTAGTGGTGGAGTACCGTGGTGCGGCGCTGGATCATGCCAGTTTGCTGGCCTATTTGGTGAGTTTCCGCCAGCACGCGGACTTCCATGAACAGTGTGTGGAGCGCATTTTTCTCGATTTGCAGCATCTGCTGCGGCCGGAAAAGCTGACGGTGTACGCGCGTTATGTGCGCCGTGGTGGGTTGGACATCAATCCCTACCGCAGTACAGGGCCGATCAAGCCGGATAATCGCCGGTTGGTGCGCCAATAA